One part of the Anaerolineales bacterium genome encodes these proteins:
- a CDS encoding prenyltransferase, translating into MKTNPLILFLRLSRPWFLGGGALFYFLGVGIARYLGHPLDWNLVLSGQIWVSAMQLSVHYLNEYFDHPNDADHANRTPFSGGSGALGQGEGQLRPQVALIAAGTALALVAAATNVVARAGSLNATVLLIMGLIFFGAFFYSVPPVRLATSGYGELSTAIILAALVPALGFSLQSGAMHRLLAMSTFPLVVLTLASTLALEFSDYAQDLRTGKLTLFVRIGWEQALRLHHILVAAGYALMLGALAAGLPTAIGLMPLLSLPLAGLQVWYMQRIAQGLKPNWLAVTFNGMAFTFLSAYLLAQAFWVR; encoded by the coding sequence GTGAAAACCAACCCGCTCATCTTGTTCCTGCGCCTCTCCCGCCCCTGGTTCCTTGGCGGTGGGGCGCTGTTTTATTTCCTCGGCGTGGGCATTGCCCGCTACCTGGGCCATCCGCTGGATTGGAACCTTGTGCTCAGCGGCCAGATCTGGGTCAGCGCCATGCAGCTCAGCGTGCATTACCTCAACGAATATTTTGATCACCCCAACGACGCCGATCACGCCAACCGCACGCCGTTCAGTGGCGGCAGCGGCGCGCTGGGGCAGGGCGAGGGCCAACTGCGCCCGCAGGTGGCCCTGATCGCCGCCGGCACTGCCCTAGCATTGGTGGCGGCCGCCACCAATGTGGTCGCGCGGGCTGGCAGCCTGAATGCGACCGTTTTGCTGATCATGGGCCTCATCTTCTTCGGCGCCTTCTTTTACTCCGTGCCGCCCGTGCGCCTGGCCACCAGCGGCTACGGCGAGCTCAGCACCGCTATCATCCTGGCCGCACTGGTGCCGGCCCTCGGCTTCAGCCTGCAGAGCGGGGCCATGCACCGCCTGCTGGCCATGAGCACTTTCCCACTGGTGGTGCTGACCCTGGCCTCCACCCTGGCCCTTGAATTTTCTGATTACGCCCAGGATCTGCGAACCGGCAAGCTGACCCTGTTCGTGCGCATCGGCTGGGAACAGGCGCTGCGCCTGCACCATATTCTGGTGGCCGCGGGCTACGCCCTAATGCTCGGTGCGCTGGCCGCTGGCTTGCCAACCGCCATTGGCCTTATGCCGCTGCTCAGCCTGCCGCTGGCCGGGCTGCAGGTCTGGTACATGCAGCGGATCGCTCAGGGCCTCAAGCCCAATTGGCTGGCGGTCACTTTCAACGGCATGGCCTTTACTTTCCTCAGCGCTTATTTGCTGGCCCAGGCGTTTTGGGTTAGATAA
- a CDS encoding dTDP-4-dehydrorhamnose 3,5-epimerase family protein, which translates to MSSQPPISDMHLLPQQPAPDGVVLLRETDHILRRFGELALHNLAAGSMGAYALRVEADRVLFVLDGAVDARLLDLRTQSPSYGVHTSISLQANAQAMLVPFGVACSLAAAADARVLWLSTHSQPHASDRHATPDELKQFGAAT; encoded by the coding sequence ATGAGCAGCCAGCCGCCCATCTCGGACATGCACCTGCTGCCCCAGCAGCCCGCACCCGACGGCGTGGTGCTGCTGCGCGAGACCGATCACATCCTGCGCCGCTTCGGCGAGCTGGCCCTGCACAACCTGGCGGCCGGCAGCATGGGCGCTTATGCGCTGCGCGTCGAGGCCGACCGGGTGCTCTTCGTCTTAGACGGTGCGGTGGATGCGCGCCTGCTGGACCTGCGCACCCAGTCGCCCAGTTACGGCGTACACACCAGTATCAGCCTGCAAGCCAATGCGCAAGCCATGCTGGTGCCGTTCGGCGTGGCCTGCAGCCTGGCGGCCGCGGCTGACGCCCGCGTGCTGTGGCTTAGCACGCATAGCCAGCCGCACGCCAGCGATCGTCACGCCACCCCAGACGAACTCAAGCAGTTTGGCGCGGCCACCTAA
- a CDS encoding DinB family protein — protein MSELAHELADALHSEGEKTAAFFRGLTPEQMQTRIYEDGLAWSTHDLLAHFVEVEGSLGRIIRRIAETGEGVPADFNINRWNARHTTEMSEQHDDAWLIEEFARRRGENAHWARSLTDADLERRGRHPALGETEIKHMLKLLYIHLLGHQRDIKRTLKLA, from the coding sequence ATGTCTGAACTCGCCCACGAACTGGCCGATGCGCTGCACAGCGAAGGGGAGAAGACCGCCGCCTTCTTCCGCGGCCTTACCCCAGAGCAGATGCAGACCCGCATCTATGAAGATGGCCTAGCCTGGAGCACGCATGACCTGCTGGCCCACTTTGTAGAGGTCGAAGGCTCGCTGGGCCGCATCATCCGGCGCATTGCCGAAACGGGCGAGGGCGTGCCGGCTGATTTCAACATCAACCGCTGGAACGCCCGCCACACCACTGAGATGAGCGAGCAACACGATGATGCCTGGCTCATCGAAGAGTTCGCCCGCCGCCGCGGCGAGAATGCGCACTGGGCTCGCAGCCTGACCGATGCCGACCTCGAACGCCGCGGCCGCCACCCGGCGCTCGGCGAAACCGAGATCAAGCATATGCTCAAGCTGCTGTATATCCATCTCCTCGGCCACCAGCGCGACATTAAGCGCACCCTCAAACTCGCATGA
- a CDS encoding proline dehydrogenase family protein: MLRSFLIYLSQADWARRLIMSLGVSRRMARRFVAGDELSDALHAVRRLNNDGMLATLDLLGEHTADAAAANASTARIIEAVQQIAESGVRSGVSIKLTQLGLKLDLALVESNLRQILQAASERQVFVRIDMEDSPWVDTTLTLYRKMRAEGLHNVGVVIQSYLYRSEADVLALIAEGARIRVVKGAYMEPADRAFPDKADVDAAYDRLADLLLHAGHSVLAAEGVAGPWPPMLAVASQDLARIQFAKQHAAELGIPKTQVEFQMLFGIRRDLQQALAAEGYPVRIYVPYGREWYPYFMRRLAERPANLWFFLTNLVRR; encoded by the coding sequence ATGCTACGTAGCTTTCTTATATATCTCTCACAAGCTGACTGGGCTCGTCGCCTCATCATGAGCCTGGGCGTCTCGCGGCGCATGGCGCGCCGCTTCGTCGCCGGCGACGAGCTGTCAGACGCCCTGCACGCCGTGCGCAGGCTCAACAATGACGGCATGCTTGCCACGCTCGACCTGCTGGGCGAGCACACAGCCGATGCGGCGGCTGCTAACGCCTCCACTGCCCGCATTATCGAGGCGGTGCAACAGATCGCCGAAAGCGGCGTGCGCTCCGGCGTGTCCATCAAGCTGACCCAGCTGGGCCTCAAGCTCGACCTGGCGCTGGTTGAAAGTAATCTGCGCCAGATTCTGCAGGCGGCCAGCGAGCGCCAGGTCTTCGTGCGCATTGATATGGAAGACTCCCCCTGGGTGGATACCACCCTGACCCTGTACCGCAAAATGCGCGCCGAAGGTTTGCATAATGTCGGCGTGGTCATCCAGTCGTACTTATATAGAAGCGAGGCTGACGTACTCGCTCTGATCGCCGAAGGTGCCCGTATCCGCGTCGTCAAGGGTGCTTACATGGAGCCGGCCGACCGCGCCTTCCCGGACAAGGCTGATGTGGATGCCGCCTACGACCGCCTGGCCGATCTGCTCTTGCATGCCGGCCACAGCGTGCTCGCCGCCGAGGGCGTGGCCGGCCCCTGGCCGCCCATGCTGGCCGTTGCCAGCCAGGACCTGGCCCGCATTCAGTTCGCCAAGCAGCACGCCGCCGAGCTGGGCATTCCCAAAACCCAGGTCGAGTTCCAGATGCTGTTTGGCATCCGCCGTGACCTGCAGCAGGCCTTGGCCGCCGAAGGCTACCCTGTGCGCATCTATGTGCCCTACGGCCGCGAGTGGTATCCCTACTTCATGCGCCGCCTGGCCGAGCGCCCGGCCAACCTGTGGTTTTTCCTGACCAATCTGGTGAGGCGCTGA